A single region of the Drosophila miranda strain MSH22 chromosome 2, D.miranda_PacBio2.1, whole genome shotgun sequence genome encodes:
- the LOC108156613 gene encoding uncharacterized protein LOC108156613 has translation MATLEMALAVVSIYDGIRGCFSGKSTTRPIKPHKPSKIHSQRGRKKHRSKVHYRSHRCSGGADWSVAQRVFRGYRSETNSITSCSALSLSEFEASTDYILQQHPSSQHCEANIQPTLTPADSRFELHDCLPGLTAALDQVQYQRKRLRLLRRRTLVENAREVIGIQCASWWSRYSPDLPALSMESSLDFLSRRLSPPEREESEPEAEVMVYIRNFVNKCRKIYKAAYTVISDAYPDLSPAMDLLDINELIPAVNSALIEYLLRLEELPESNSF, from the exons ATGGCCACTCTCGAAATGGCCTTGGCTGTGGTGAGCATCTACGATGGAATCCGAGGCTGCTTTTCTGGTAAAAG CACTACCAGGCCCATAAAGCCCCACAAACCTTCAAAGATACACAGCCAACGTGGTCGCAAAAAGCACCGATCGAAGGTGCATTATCGCAGCCATCGTTGTAGCGGCGGAGCCGACTGGAGTGTCGCTCAGCGGGTCTTCCGGGGATATCGCTCGGAAACCAACTCCATTACCAGCTGCTCCGCACTATCGCTCTCCGAGTTCGAGGCCTCCACGGACTACATTCTGCAGCAGCACCCCAGTAGCCAGCACTGCGAGGCCAACATCCAGCCAACGCTGACGCCCGCCGACTCCCGCTTCGAGCTGCACGACTGTCTGCCGGGTCTGACCGCCGCTCTGGACCAGGTCCAGTACCAGCGAAAGAGATTGCGGCTGCTCCGGCGGCGCACCCTGGTGGAGAATGCCCGCGAGGTGATTGGGATACAGTGCGCCAGCTGGTGGAGCCGATACTCCCCCGATCTTCCGGCATTGAGCATGGAATCGAGTCTGGACTTTCTCTCTCGCCGGCTTTCTCCGCcggagagagaggagagtgAGCCGGAAGCAGAGGTCATGGTTTATATACGTAATTTTGTAAACAAGTGCCGCAAG ATCTACAAAGCGGCGTATACTGTCATCTCGGATGCCTATCCTGACCTGTCACCCGCCATGGATTTGCTCGATATCAATGAACTGATACCCGCTGTGAACAGTGCCCTCATCGAGTATTTGCTCCGCCTGGAGGAACTCCCAGAGAGCAATAGTTTTTAG